The nucleotide window GAGGACGGCTACTCCGCCTGGTCATGGGAcagggagaggagcgaggaggagacccggcagaTCTTCGTGGAGTGGAAGGCCATGAACGAAAAGATCTACCGCTCCATCGACCACGAGGAGCACCGGTACACCATATTCAAGGACGCCCTCCGTCAAGTCGATTGGAACAACGCCGGCTACGCCTTAGGGGTCGACACTAACCACCAGGGCATCAACGGGTTCACCGACCTCACCAAGGAGG belongs to Triticum aestivum cultivar Chinese Spring unplaced genomic scaffold, IWGSC CS RefSeq v2.1 scaffold17280, whole genome shotgun sequence and includes:
- the LOC123177393 gene encoding oryzain alpha chain-like, which codes for DGYSAWSWDRERSEEETRQIFVEWKAMNEKIYRSIDHEEHRYTIFKDALRQVDWNNAGYALGVDTNHQGINGFTDLTKEEFNVICSGFILEGFEPSPGELKRVAEIQERLRLVYAPPSLWAH